CATCCGAGCCCTCGACATCGACCCGCAGACGCGAATGGAACTCCTCGACGCGCTACTCGACGCGCACGAACAGCTCCACGGCGATCAGGACGGCAAGCCGGCCTCACGCCAGTAGTCGCCCCACGTCCGACCATCTACGTCGCCGACCCACCTCGACGGACCCAGCCGCCACGGATCGAACCGACGCGCACCACCACGCCGCCCCGCAGCGAACCGCACATCCGCAACCGTCCGGATCACCACCCGCTGCGGCGGTATCCCCGCCGCAGCCCACCGGGCAGCCACATCCTCACCTGGTGCCAGCAGGTCACGCAGCTCCGGCGGCAGACCCGCCGCCAGGGTCCGAGACTCCGCCGCGCGGATCCGGTCAGTCAGGCCGGCCTCGATCACTGCCAAGCTCTCCGGCGACGTCCGGCCGGCGATCGCCGACCGCCGCCACCCGTCCAGCTCGCCCCGCAGCCGAGCGGCCTCCGCCTCCGCCTCGATCACCTCGGCATCACTGATCGCCGTCGCCGACCGTAGCCGCTCGTGCACGTCCGGCCGGGCCAACCAACCCAGCACCACCGCCTCCACGAACGCGTCCGTGGCGGGCTGGACGATGGTCGCCCCGCAGCCCTCGCACCGGTAGCGGCCGCGCGCAACGCACGGAGGACCCTCGCACTGGTCGCAGCGCATCAGGTAGGACAGCAGGTGCCGCCACCGGCCCGGCCGTGACGTGCGCCGGGTCGGGTCGGACAGGATCCGCTGTGCAGCCCACCACGACGTTTCACTCACGATCGGCGGCCAAGCCGCCGCTGTGGTGCTGCCGTGGTGCCGGCGGAGTCCGACGTACGCCGGGTTGCTCGCGATGTCCCGCACCCGCACCCGATGCCACCGGCCGCCGCCCGGGGCCGCGATCGCCGCAGCGTTGAGCCGATCGGCGATCGTGGAGATTGGGGTGCCGGCGGCGACCTGGTCGACGATGTCGGCGACGATCGGGGCGGTGTCCGGGTCTGCGACCTGCCCGGCGAGCCTGCCCGTGTCGGGGTCGTAGACGCGCCGGTATCCGTACTGCGTTCGGCCCGGAGTCGGCCGGCCGGCGGCGGCCGCGCCGGCTTGGCCACGGCGTGCCCGCAGCGATGTCTTGTCCGACTCGTAGGCGGAGTCGATGCCGTCCTCGGCGAGGGTGCGCCAGTCGCGGGGGTTTTCGAGCCGGTAGGTCCGCTCGTGGGTGACGACATGGATGCGTACCCCGGACTCACGGCACGAGCTGAGGAACGCGAACCACGTCTCCGGCGTACGGTCGCCGCGTGAGCTCTCCCAGAGAATGAGGACGTCGATCCGCCGAGCGGCGATGTCGTCGAGGACCTTCGGCCATCCGTCGCGGGCCTTCCGAGCGAACCGGCTGGCACTCGCGCCGTCGGAGTATTCAGCGACGATGGTCCAGCCTTCGTCGGCGGCCGCCGTCCGGATCTCTTCGGTCTGCTCGGTGATGCTCTTGTGCTTCGCGGCAGACTGGCGGGCGTAGCTACCTGCGCGGGTGGGCATCTGGTTAGATTACCGGGTGCGTAACGTTCTAGTCGTTGATCAGTCGTCAACCATGACTGAGGGGCACCTAACTGGATGATCATCCGGTCGGACAGACGTATGACCCTCGCGTCCTGCTGGCTGGGATCCCGGCCGATCACCCGAGGTCAATGCCGTAGCGATCCACTTACGGTGAGATCTTCAAACGGGGACTCCACTGCCGGAGGCGCATCACCGATGATGCTCGAACGACTGTCCACACCGATTATCGCCGCCGCCGCGCTCGCGGCTGGCGTCGCGGCACACGCCGCGATCTCCCGCACCCGCAGCCGCGCCGTGGCACGCGCGTACGCGGATGGGTTCATGGACCGGCACCGCCTTGACCGGCACCGCCTTGGCCGGCCCGTCGTCCGATCTGGAGACTGAGCCGGGGCGGGGGGCGGGGGTGGGGCTGAACCCCTCATCGAGGACCCCCCCCCCGGCTCAATGTCAACTTTAGATCACTAGCAGTTACGTTGGGCCGGTGTGTGCAGGAGCTGCACCACAGTGCCGGGCGAGCGCCGCTGCGGCGGCCCGACCAGTGGAGAACGGGCCGAGCCGGTCTGACTCGTCCAGCCGTGCGGCTGTCCACCCGCCGAGCAGCCGCCCCGGCTCCGACCACAGGTACCCGAGCAGCACGCCGTCGCACGCCGCCACCCACCTGGTGGCCCGTTGGTCGACGGGCGCGTACCGCAGCCCTGGATGGGACATCACGGTGTCCAGCGCGGCAGCCGCCAGCATCTCAGCCTCGGCCTCGTCGACCGCCGTAGCGGCCGCGGTCAGCTTTTCCAACGCCTGGACCCGGTCCATGATGGTCACCTCTCGCCCCGTATCGGCAGATCGTCGTACACGTACGTCACCCGGCGGGCATCCGACACCACCTGCAACGCCTCCAGCGGCCGGCCGGTGACGTCTCGCGTCGTGCGCCACAGCTCAAGCACCCAGCCCACCGCCGCCAAGCCCAGGTCCGATTGCTCGGCCAACGCAGCAGGCCGCGCCGACAGCTCCTCGCTCGCGGTCGCCGGCCGCATGCCGGCAGCGGCCAACGCGGCGTACACGCCGCCGACCACCTTGCCCTGCCCGGCGAGCGCCGTGCCCGCCACCAGGTCACGCGGCATCCACGACTCATGCAGCTGGACGACACGGCCGTCCATCAAGTGGCGACGGCGGCGCAGCACCATTGAGGCGCCGGCAGGCAGAGCCAGCCGCGCGGCTACGCCGGGTGGTGCAGGTATGGCCTCCTCGACCGATACGACTTCCACCGACCCGTCGATGCCCTGGTCGGCGCAGGCGGTCTCCCACGGGCCGAGGTTCGCCCGAGTGCGGGCGGGGTCGGCGACGGCTGCGTACCGCGCCAGCGCCAGCCGCACCGGTGGCGCCGCGACTCGCGTTCCTGCGGCCCGGGCCGACTCGAGTACGCCGGCGGCGCGCAGTTCGGCCAGTGCCCGACGCACCGTCTCCCGTGACACGCCGTACCGCTCTGCCAGGGCGTGCTCGGTCGGGATCTGGGCGCCGGGCGCGTACTCGCCCGCCGCGATCGCCTCGCGGAGGTCCGCTGCGATCTCCCGATAGCCCGCCATGTGGCCCAGTTTAGGCGTACGCAAAGCCTTGACGTCGCGTCGTTACTGCGGTCACACTCAGTCCAACGCTTTGCGTACGCAAAGATGGGCGGGCCGCTCAGCCGCCCAGCCGGCCCGGTCCTGATCGGCATCCAGCGCGCGGATCCGCGGGGCCGGGCCACCCCGGATCGGCGGCGGTCCGGCCGGGTTCCCCCGTGCTCGCCGGGCCGCCGCCCCGCTGACTCGAGGAGCGCGAAGATGATCGGGAAGTGGTTCCTCCGCGACGCAGGCGTGGTCGACGTCGTCCGTCCGGTGCCCGGCCGCCGCCGGTGGGTCGACCAGCCCGCCCGGCCGACCGACACCCGGCCTGCGACCCGCACCGACCGTGCCGACCAGCGCGGCGGCAACGGCGGCCGCACCATCCTGCCGTGACCGGCACGTCCAGACCGGCCGCCCCGGCCGTCGAGCCGGCACACACCCCGCACCGGCCGACGTGGGACTGCGTCGTGTGCCCGGACGGTACGCCCTGGCCGTGTTCGCCGGCCCGCGTCCAGCTGGCGGAGGCGTACGCCAGCGAACCGCTCGCGCTGTCGGTCGACATCGGCGAGATGCTGACCGTCGCGGCTCGCGAGGCGGGTATCACCGACCCTGCCGAGCTGCACGAGCGGTTCGTGGCGTGGACCTGGATCGACGGGAGTCCAACGCGGTGACCGCGATGGACGACGGGCCGATCACCGATCAGGACATCGACGACGCGGCGGCCGGCGCCGTGCACGCACACGCCGCCGGCCACCGCTGTCACACCGACTGCCCCGGCACCGAGGACTGCCCGCAGCTGGTGTGGGCCCGTACCCGCCGGGCCATCGCCAAGTACCGCCTGGTGCGGCGATCCATATGACCGGGCCGATGGACGACGCCACGGCGGCGCGAATACTGGCCATCCACCACGGCCCGCCACCACCGGTCTGGCCACGATGCCCGGAGTGCGAGCCCGAGGGGTGCCCCGACCTGATCCGCGCGGTGCAGTGGCGCGCGGACCGACGGGATGAGCTGGACGATGCCGGCGTGGCCGACCATCCGCTGCTGTCGTGGCGGTGGCCACGCCGGACCACCCTGCTCTCAAGGCCATGGCGGTGCACCGTGCCGTCACGGCCGTGATCGTCGTCCGGGTCTACGGTCGGAGCGGGCAGCTGCTCTGCCTGGACGTGACCGCCGCCGCGCCGGGGGTGTGGCTGCGCGCCCAGACCGGTGAGCCGTGGTGGCCGGCGCGCTGGCGTGTCGTGGTGGAGTGGGCCTAGCCACGAGCATGCGGCGGTGCACCCGAGTCTCATCCCCGTAACGGTGGGTGTCGCCTGCCCGACGGTCCGATGGCGTGCTGCGGCCGCCGCTGGCACCGTGATCGCGCCCGCCCGTACCCCGACGGCCCCGCCCCGGCCGGCGACGGCGGGGCCCCACGAGAACCGAGGAGACGACGTGCGTAACAGAATGTTGGTGGCCGCGATCGTGGCGGCCGCCGTCACCGCTCTGGGCTGCGGTGCCGGCTCTGACGAGGACGCGGCCACGCCGGCCCCGACGTCGGCACCGGCGGACGACAGCCTTGCCTCCGCCGCTGCGGCCGCCGGGATCCCGCCTACCCCATCGCCTGAAGATTGGGCTGCCTACATCAGCGCGCTGAAGGACATCAACCCGGACATCGTCGGAGACAAGGACGAGAAGACGATCATCGACCGTGGCCGGAGCCAGTGCCAGTCAATCGGCAACGGCGAGGCAGACGAGGCAAAGCTCGTCCAGCTCACGAACTTGCGATTTTCGGCGCCGGGGTATCCGGACGGGTTCGGGGAGGAGACCGCCACCCAGATCCTGGCTGTGGTGCGGCAGTACATCTGTCCAGACTTCTGAGACATGGCGGAGCGGCCCCGCACCGGACTCGGTGCGGGGCCGCTGCTGTGTACGGAGGTCAGCGTCCAGGCGGGACCTCGTGTCGGGGTGCGGACGCCAGCCACGGCGCGTACCGCCGCATCCAGGCGTCGACGCCGGGGATGGCCATGACTCGGGTGATGGCGCCGGTGACCGCGACGACGCCGGCGACGGCCGGCACGGTGTCGATTCCGGCCTCGGTCGCGGCGAGCGGGATCAGCGGCAGCGCGGCGATCGCCGCGGCGACGGCCGTCCGGAGGGTGGCCCGCCACGGGTGGCGGGACTGGGTGGTGACAGGACTGGCCATGGTCATCGCTCCTCGTCGGTCGCGTCGACGGCCGCGCGGACAAGGCAGTCCTTCGCCTCGACCGCCCGGCGAATCGCGGTGGTCAGCTCCGGACCGTCCGGGAGGTCCGCGACGAGGTCGAGCACCGCGCTGCCGATGCGGGCAGATACGGCGGCCAGCGGTGGCGGCAGGTGCGACCAGGCAAGGTGCCGGGCGATCTGGACGGTCGACCGGTGTCGGCCGGTCAGCGCGGCCTCGATGCCGGCGCGGGTGCCGGCCGCCGCCTGCAGCGGATCGGCTGGATCGGTCGGGGTCTGTGGCACGAGGGTCTCCTATCTTTCACCGGCTCTATGCCGGCGATGGGCGGGCAAGGTGCAACTGTGCGGTCAGGTCCTCGACCTGGCCGCGCAGCTGCAGGATCGTGGCGTCGCGGGCGGCCAGGACCTCACGAAGCCGGTCCCGGTCGCCTTGGGTCCGGCGTAGCTCGTCGGCCAGGCCCGCCTCAGCGGTCGCCAGTTGCGCCAGCCGTGACTCCAGGTCGGTCACCCGCTGGCGAAGCCTCTCCTCTTCAGCACTGGTGAGCCGCAACGCCTCACGCAGGTCGGTGATCTGGCTCCGGGCCCGGTCCAGCGCGTCTCGCAGGTCACTTGTCAGCTGCTGGTAGACGTCCTGGCTGATCCGGGTCGTCTCGGCCTGCAGGTGCTTCGCCTGGGCGGCGGCGTGCTGGGCCTGGGCCTGGCGGAGCCGGCGGCCGACCATTGCGCCGGCGGCCGGCCCGCCGACCGCGGCGCCGAGCACCGCCGCGCCGGCGCCGACCAGCGCGGTGAGTAGGCCTGGGTCCATCAGTTGGTGGCGAGCAGCGCCCGGCCGAGCGCGGCGGCGCGCTCCTCGCCGAGGACCGCGACCAGGGCGGTCGCCGCTTCCTCCGGTGGCCGGGCGGCGAGCCCGGTCAGCACCCCGGCGATGATGGCGTCCTCGTCGACCCAGTCCCGGCCGAGCGCCTCCCGCACCTCCACCCGCAGGGTTGCGACGTCACGAACCGCTCTCGCGGCATCAGCGGCGGCACCACGGGCCGCCGTGTGCAGCGCCGGCCCATCCTTGGGGTAAATCCAGCCGTTGACCGCGATAGCGATCCTGCGGAGGTCTTCCTCACTGATCACGTCATCTCCTTCGACGATTTGCTTCGCCCTGGCCACGATCGCCGGCTTCTGGGCAACGATCGCCGGCCCCGGGCATTGGCTGTGTCCCCAGTCGTATCCGTTCTCGGCGCCCATGCTGTGGTGGCCGAGACCGCGGCCGTCAGGGGACGACGCGATCTGCAGCCGCACACCGTGCTCGGTGTGGGCACGGGCCAACAGCTGGGCGTTCGACTCCAGTTGCGGCGGGGTCAGCGGGTCCGGCAGGAAGCCTTCGTTCTCGATGCTGAGCCA
The nucleotide sequence above comes from Solwaraspora sp. WMMD792. Encoded proteins:
- a CDS encoding recombinase family protein, producing the protein MPTRAGSYARQSAAKHKSITEQTEEIRTAAADEGWTIVAEYSDGASASRFARKARDGWPKVLDDIAARRIDVLILWESSRGDRTPETWFAFLSSCRESGVRIHVVTHERTYRLENPRDWRTLAEDGIDSAYESDKTSLRARRGQAGAAAAGRPTPGRTQYGYRRVYDPDTGRLAGQVADPDTAPIVADIVDQVAAGTPISTIADRLNAAAIAAPGGGRWHRVRVRDIASNPAYVGLRRHHGSTTAAAWPPIVSETSWWAAQRILSDPTRRTSRPGRWRHLLSYLMRCDQCEGPPCVARGRYRCEGCGATIVQPATDAFVEAVVLGWLARPDVHERLRSATAISDAEVIEAEAEAARLRGELDGWRRSAIAGRTSPESLAVIEAGLTDRIRAAESRTLAAGLPPELRDLLAPGEDVAARWAAAGIPPQRVVIRTVADVRFAAGRRGGARRFDPWRLGPSRWVGDVDGRTWGDYWREAGLPS
- a CDS encoding GntR family transcriptional regulator, giving the protein MAGYREIAADLREAIAAGEYAPGAQIPTEHALAERYGVSRETVRRALAELRAAGVLESARAAGTRVAAPPVRLALARYAAVADPARTRANLGPWETACADQGIDGSVEVVSVEEAIPAPPGVAARLALPAGASMVLRRRRHLMDGRVVQLHESWMPRDLVAGTALAGQGKVVGGVYAALAAAGMRPATASEELSARPAALAEQSDLGLAAVGWVLELWRTTRDVTGRPLEALQVVSDARRVTYVYDDLPIRGER
- a CDS encoding peptidoglycan recognition family protein — its product is MARWTDLATWRGPTVNSGNGTGKPDEPADRLDAHHGVVVHIAAGYFDGTITWQRNPASRVSSHFIVAKDGRIAQMVDTDIRAWTQRAGNRTWLSIENEGFLPDPLTPPQLESNAQLLARAHTEHGVRLQIASSPDGRGLGHHSMGAENGYDWGHSQCPGPAIVAQKPAIVARAKQIVEGDDVISEEDLRRIAIAVNGWIYPKDGPALHTAARGAAADAARAVRDVATLRVEVREALGRDWVDEDAIIAGVLTGLAARPPEEAATALVAVLGEERAAALGRALLATN